A single Haloglycomyces albus DSM 45210 DNA region contains:
- a CDS encoding ABC transporter permease subunit, giving the protein MRLSVNANVKRYIPIVATLSLIVALYFIGVANYSGFSNPQLLVNLFISNAGLLIVAVGMTFVILTGGIDLSVGSLMAFSTMAVGWMTIEAGIPAQIAVPAVIVLGGLNGALTGAVIHYFNVQPFIATLAGLFLYRGLTFQISTHDISLRDVEFFQWGMERVDLGSVSIPNITFLAFGFVLIAFCFGHYTRLGRTVYAVGGNENSAALMGLPVARSKISVYAFSGICASTGGVVTAFYIKSANPLQGVGFELDAIAAVVIGGTLLTGGYGFVLGTMAGVSVLGLIDTIIAFQGNLSSWWARIAIGALLLAFILLQRFLSKLGTGSSTSVLTTRGGDEEEPDSEEPRSMDSAGVR; this is encoded by the coding sequence ATGAGACTTTCAGTGAACGCCAACGTTAAACGATATATACCGATCGTTGCCACGCTCAGTTTGATAGTGGCGCTGTATTTCATTGGAGTCGCCAACTACAGCGGCTTCTCGAACCCGCAGTTGTTGGTGAATCTGTTTATCAGCAACGCTGGACTGTTGATTGTAGCCGTTGGTATGACCTTTGTGATTCTCACCGGTGGAATCGACCTATCGGTCGGATCGCTCATGGCGTTCAGCACGATGGCGGTGGGCTGGATGACGATCGAGGCAGGCATTCCCGCCCAAATCGCCGTTCCCGCGGTCATCGTGCTGGGCGGGCTCAACGGTGCTTTGACCGGTGCGGTCATCCACTACTTCAATGTACAGCCGTTCATTGCCACCTTGGCGGGCTTGTTTCTGTACCGTGGTCTGACATTCCAGATTTCCACCCATGACATATCTCTGCGGGACGTGGAGTTCTTTCAGTGGGGTATGGAACGAGTCGACCTTGGTTCCGTCAGCATCCCCAATATCACGTTTCTTGCCTTTGGGTTTGTGCTTATTGCGTTCTGCTTCGGCCACTACACTCGGCTGGGACGAACCGTCTATGCCGTGGGAGGAAACGAGAACTCTGCCGCGCTCATGGGGCTGCCGGTGGCGCGAAGTAAGATCAGCGTCTACGCGTTCAGCGGAATCTGTGCCTCTACCGGCGGTGTCGTAACGGCCTTTTATATAAAGTCCGCCAACCCTCTACAGGGAGTGGGCTTTGAACTGGACGCGATCGCGGCGGTCGTGATCGGCGGAACGCTTCTGACCGGTGGATATGGTTTTGTACTGGGGACCATGGCAGGAGTGAGCGTCCTGGGGCTGATCGACACCATCATCGCCTTCCAAGGAAACCTCTCCTCATGGTGGGCGCGGATCGCTATCGGCGCGTTGTTGTTGGCCTTCATTCTGTTGCAACGTTTCCTGTCTAAACTGGGAACCGGATCGTCCACATCGGTCTTGACGACGCGCGGTGGAGATGAAGAGGAACCGGATTCCGAGGAACCACGTTCTATGGATTCCGCCGGCGTCAGGTAG
- a CDS encoding ABC transporter permease, with product MLKQFTGTYARRLMWPGLVLVALIVVNIAFTGFGFLTPEIVDGRMSGPFVTVLRNSVPLLMVALGMTLVIATKGIDLSVGAVYAIGAAVAVQYLATGSQNSLGSVLVAIALGLGVAAVIGAWNGTMVSVFGVQPIIATLIFMIAGRGVAQLITGGQIPNVADSSPFVNLGRGEILSIPLPIIIGVAVCAVLMVATRRTAFGVLLESVGGNPKASRLAGIRAREMTILVYLICGLLAGLAGIISAANIGGADANNGGLWIELDAILAVVIGGTALTGGRFYLLGTVFGVVIIKLLEVTIINVGLSSQWQFTAKALVVFAVALLQSPQFRTWLTKPFQKKAVAA from the coding sequence ATGCTGAAGCAGTTCACTGGAACGTATGCTCGTCGGCTGATGTGGCCAGGGCTCGTGTTGGTGGCTCTCATAGTCGTCAACATCGCTTTTACCGGCTTTGGATTCTTGACGCCGGAAATCGTCGATGGGCGAATGAGCGGCCCCTTCGTGACAGTTCTTCGCAACAGCGTTCCCCTTCTCATGGTCGCTCTCGGAATGACGTTGGTGATCGCGACGAAGGGAATCGACCTGTCGGTCGGTGCGGTCTATGCGATTGGTGCCGCAGTGGCAGTTCAGTATCTTGCTACCGGTTCGCAGAATTCGCTCGGTAGCGTGCTGGTGGCCATTGCCCTGGGATTGGGTGTGGCTGCCGTGATCGGCGCTTGGAACGGGACGATGGTGAGCGTCTTTGGGGTGCAACCCATCATTGCCACCCTCATCTTCATGATCGCCGGGCGCGGTGTGGCACAGCTGATCACCGGGGGCCAAATTCCGAATGTGGCGGACTCCTCTCCGTTCGTGAATTTGGGTCGTGGAGAGATTCTGTCCATTCCGCTTCCGATCATCATAGGGGTCGCGGTATGTGCGGTTCTCATGGTGGCGACGCGACGAACCGCCTTCGGGGTTCTGCTGGAGTCAGTCGGTGGAAACCCGAAAGCCAGTCGTCTGGCGGGAATTCGGGCGCGTGAAATGACGATATTGGTGTATTTGATCTGTGGTTTGCTGGCCGGGTTGGCGGGGATCATCTCGGCGGCGAACATCGGAGGTGCGGATGCCAATAACGGCGGTCTGTGGATCGAGCTCGACGCCATTCTTGCGGTGGTGATTGGCGGTACGGCTCTCACGGGAGGACGTTTTTATCTTCTGGGGACCGTGTTCGGAGTCGTCATCATCAAGCTACTAGAAGTGACGATTATCAATGTAGGGCTGTCGTCGCAATGGCAGTTCACCGCCAAAGCACTGGTGGTATTCGCCGTCGCGCTCCTGCAATCTCCTCAATTTAGAACCTGGCTGACCAAGCCCTTCCAGAAGAAAGCGGTCGCAGCATGA
- a CDS encoding sugar ABC transporter ATP-binding protein, whose translation MSTVIQMRGIRKSFPGVDALKGVDLTLRKGEIHAVMGENGAGKSTLIKTLTGVHRHDAGKILLHDKPVTFKSPGEAQNAGIATVYQEVNLTDNLSVAENLFAGREKRFGPFINFRDMRRQARQVLRDLGLDLDVTAPLSHYSLAMQQLVAIARAVTMEAQVLVLDEPTSSLDKDEVKLLLKVMRALADQGVSLVFISHFLDQVYDVCDRMTVLRGGELIGEWGTSELSQYELIEHMLGREVSDLASLSVEGRNDEVGPEAVVAADNLGRTGSIEPFDLEVKKGEIVGLAGLLGAGRTEAARLITGADHADNGQLSVHGKKQNGYGPRDAIAQGVAYCSEDRKGEGLIPDLTVAENIVIALQAARGWVRRIPAAERDRVVRNYIEKLDIRPSDPDMPVRNLSGGNQQKVILARWLLMDPRLLVLDEPTRGIDVGAKADIQRLVTELSADGMGVVFISAELEEVVRLSHRIAVLKDHKMIDTFRNTADTTTDDIVDTIAAGGRPC comes from the coding sequence ATGTCCACAGTTATCCAGATGCGAGGGATCCGAAAGTCCTTCCCGGGAGTCGATGCGCTCAAAGGCGTCGATCTCACTCTCCGAAAAGGTGAAATTCACGCTGTGATGGGAGAGAACGGAGCCGGCAAATCGACTCTCATCAAGACTTTGACCGGGGTGCACCGGCACGACGCGGGAAAGATTCTGCTCCACGACAAACCGGTGACTTTTAAGAGCCCCGGTGAAGCACAGAACGCCGGAATAGCGACCGTCTATCAGGAAGTCAATCTCACCGACAATCTCTCGGTAGCGGAAAACCTCTTCGCTGGACGGGAAAAACGTTTTGGTCCCTTTATCAATTTTCGCGACATGCGGCGTCAAGCGCGACAGGTACTGCGCGATCTTGGGCTTGACCTTGATGTCACCGCGCCGTTGTCACACTATTCCCTGGCTATGCAACAGCTGGTCGCGATCGCGCGGGCGGTAACCATGGAGGCCCAGGTCTTGGTCCTTGACGAGCCGACCTCCTCTCTGGATAAAGATGAAGTTAAATTGCTCCTAAAGGTTATGCGAGCCCTGGCCGACCAGGGTGTCTCTCTGGTGTTCATCTCCCATTTTCTCGATCAGGTTTATGACGTCTGTGACCGCATGACGGTTCTACGCGGTGGCGAACTTATAGGGGAGTGGGGCACTTCTGAGCTGTCGCAGTACGAACTGATTGAACACATGCTTGGGCGGGAAGTATCCGATCTCGCGTCGCTGAGTGTGGAGGGCCGGAACGATGAGGTCGGACCCGAGGCCGTCGTCGCGGCAGACAATCTCGGGCGGACCGGTTCGATTGAACCGTTCGACCTCGAAGTAAAGAAGGGCGAGATCGTCGGCTTGGCGGGACTTCTAGGAGCCGGTCGTACCGAAGCGGCTCGACTCATCACGGGAGCCGACCATGCCGACAACGGCCAATTGAGTGTTCACGGCAAGAAACAGAACGGGTACGGCCCGCGTGATGCCATTGCGCAAGGCGTCGCCTATTGTTCGGAGGACCGTAAAGGCGAAGGCCTCATCCCCGACCTCACGGTGGCGGAGAACATTGTTATTGCTCTGCAAGCAGCACGTGGCTGGGTGCGCCGCATCCCGGCTGCCGAACGGGACAGAGTCGTTCGTAACTACATTGAAAAGCTCGATATCCGCCCGAGCGATCCCGACATGCCGGTGCGCAACCTGTCAGGTGGTAATCAGCAGAAAGTCATTCTGGCGCGGTGGCTTTTGATGGACCCGCGGCTGCTCGTCCTCGACGAACCCACCCGCGGCATCGATGTGGGAGCGAAGGCCGATATTCAACGTTTGGTGACGGAACTGTCCGCTGACGGTATGGGGGTCGTGTTCATCTCCGCTGAATTGGAGGAGGTGGTGCGATTGTCTCATCGCATCGCGGTCCTGAAAGACCACAAGATGATAGACACGTTCCGCAATACCGCCGATACCACGACGGATGACATTGTAGACACGATCGCGGCGGGAGGACGTCCATGCTGA
- a CDS encoding ABC transporter substrate-binding protein codes for MKQRLLGGLGSAMLLFGSVACGDGGDNGDGLTIGFVQVGAESAWRTANSESVKDAAADDDRIAELKFVDGQQKQEKQLKGVRNLITQGVDAIVVAPIVETGWTDVLQEAQDNDIPVILADRGIEKEDSDLYVTRLGSDFVREGEKAGEWVLDEFADANGLNLLQLEGSVGSAPANDRAEGFFNVLDGEGFDYQLVDSQSGDFQAEDGKAVMETFLQKYDADEIDLLYAHNDEMGLGAIQAMEEAGVAPGDDIQVIIVDGSQAGFQAGVEGKLNYIVECNPAFGPQLMDVVTDVVNGEEMDKFTAVEEGVFSEDDFADEVDNRAF; via the coding sequence ATGAAACAGCGCCTTCTAGGTGGCTTGGGATCCGCCATGTTGTTGTTTGGTTCTGTCGCATGCGGCGACGGCGGCGATAACGGTGATGGGTTGACGATCGGATTCGTGCAGGTTGGAGCTGAATCCGCTTGGCGTACCGCCAATTCAGAATCGGTGAAAGACGCGGCCGCGGACGATGATCGTATTGCCGAGCTGAAGTTCGTGGATGGACAACAGAAGCAGGAGAAACAGCTTAAAGGGGTCCGAAACCTCATTACTCAGGGAGTCGACGCGATTGTTGTTGCGCCGATTGTGGAAACGGGTTGGACTGATGTATTGCAGGAAGCGCAGGACAACGACATTCCGGTCATCCTCGCCGACCGCGGTATCGAGAAAGAAGACTCCGACCTGTATGTGACCCGGTTGGGTTCGGATTTCGTTCGTGAGGGCGAAAAGGCCGGAGAATGGGTTCTGGACGAGTTTGCCGACGCCAATGGTCTGAACTTGCTGCAGCTGGAGGGGTCTGTCGGCTCGGCACCGGCCAATGACCGCGCCGAAGGTTTCTTCAACGTGTTGGACGGCGAAGGCTTCGATTACCAGTTGGTCGACAGTCAGTCGGGCGACTTCCAAGCGGAGGACGGTAAAGCGGTTATGGAGACGTTCCTCCAAAAATACGACGCTGATGAGATCGATCTGCTGTATGCCCACAACGATGAAATGGGATTGGGTGCCATCCAGGCGATGGAAGAGGCCGGCGTCGCTCCAGGCGACGATATTCAAGTCATTATCGTCGACGGTTCACAAGCCGGTTTCCAAGCCGGGGTGGAAGGAAAACTCAACTACATCGTGGAATGCAACCCCGCATTCGGCCCGCAGCTGATGGATGTTGTCACTGACGTAGTGAACGGCGAGGAAATGGATAAGTTCACCGCGGTTGAGGAAGGGGTCTTCTCGGAAGACGACTTTGCCGATGAAGTCGATAACCGCGCCTTCTAA
- the araB gene encoding ribulokinase, producing MTQAVIGIDFGTLSGRVLVVDTTGKELASVEQVYKHGSIEQHLPDTDIRLGSSWALQDPDDWRDVLRLGVPKALKQAGISANDIVGIATDFTACTVLPVTGDGTPLCELAEFRGRPHAWPKLWKHHAAQDQADRVSELAHARGEDWIRRYGGKISSEWEFAKALQILEEDPEIYRRMDRWIEAADWIVWQLMGSENRNICTAGYKGQYQDGAWPSKDYLSALHPEFTDFAKSKLEFPLSPLGSRAGGITTRAAEWTGLRIGTPVAVGNVDAHVTASAAQAVDPGHLVAIMGTSTCHVVNAELLSEVPGMCGVVRDGIVPGLWGFEAGQSGVGDIFAWFVKNGVPDSYTRLAEQRGMSIHDYLSKLAAEENVGEHGLIALDWHSGNRSILVDHDLTGVLVGLSLHTRPEQIYRALLESTAFGTRKIIDTLTTFGVPINEITVAGGLLKNKLLMQIYADVLNRPLNVLTSTQGPALGSAIHAAVAADVYPDIQTASAEMGDVERGVYRPDPDNVTLYDDLYNEYCDLHDHFGRQGSRVLHRLREISRKASQS from the coding sequence ATGACTCAAGCAGTGATCGGAATCGACTTTGGAACGCTGTCAGGGCGCGTCCTCGTCGTCGACACCACCGGTAAGGAACTTGCCAGTGTCGAACAGGTTTATAAACATGGAAGCATTGAGCAGCACCTACCTGATACCGATATACGACTCGGTTCCTCGTGGGCGCTACAGGACCCCGACGATTGGCGGGACGTCCTCAGACTCGGTGTTCCAAAGGCTCTGAAGCAAGCAGGGATTTCGGCGAATGACATCGTCGGTATCGCAACCGATTTCACCGCGTGCACAGTACTTCCGGTTACCGGTGACGGAACCCCACTGTGTGAATTGGCGGAGTTCCGAGGTCGCCCGCACGCCTGGCCGAAACTGTGGAAACACCATGCGGCGCAAGATCAGGCCGACCGCGTCTCCGAATTGGCACACGCACGCGGGGAAGACTGGATTCGCCGCTATGGCGGCAAGATCTCCTCTGAATGGGAGTTTGCCAAGGCCCTGCAGATCTTGGAGGAAGACCCCGAGATCTACCGGCGCATGGACCGGTGGATCGAAGCGGCCGACTGGATCGTCTGGCAACTGATGGGAAGCGAAAACCGAAACATTTGCACCGCAGGGTATAAGGGCCAATATCAAGACGGAGCTTGGCCCTCCAAGGATTACCTTTCTGCTTTGCATCCCGAGTTCACCGACTTTGCCAAATCCAAACTCGAGTTTCCACTGTCTCCATTGGGAAGCCGTGCCGGTGGAATCACCACGCGCGCTGCGGAATGGACTGGACTCCGCATCGGCACCCCGGTTGCGGTGGGAAACGTCGACGCACATGTTACGGCGTCCGCCGCACAGGCCGTCGACCCAGGACACCTGGTGGCCATCATGGGAACCAGTACCTGCCACGTCGTCAACGCCGAGCTCCTCTCAGAGGTTCCCGGCATGTGCGGTGTCGTTCGTGACGGTATCGTTCCCGGACTATGGGGTTTCGAGGCCGGACAATCCGGCGTCGGTGATATCTTCGCGTGGTTTGTGAAGAACGGTGTGCCCGATTCCTATACCCGCCTGGCCGAGCAACGCGGAATGTCGATACATGACTATCTAAGCAAGTTGGCCGCTGAGGAAAACGTCGGCGAACACGGTTTGATCGCTCTGGACTGGCATTCGGGAAATCGTTCCATTCTGGTCGATCACGATTTGACCGGTGTGCTCGTCGGTCTTTCCCTCCATACTCGACCCGAGCAGATATACCGGGCTCTCTTGGAATCCACTGCATTCGGAACCCGCAAGATCATTGACACCTTGACAACATTCGGTGTCCCCATAAACGAAATCACCGTTGCCGGTGGACTACTGAAGAACAAACTCCTGATGCAAATCTACGCGGACGTATTGAATCGCCCACTTAACGTGCTGACCAGTACGCAAGGGCCGGCCCTCGGTTCGGCGATCCACGCTGCCGTTGCCGCCGATGTCTATCCGGACATTCAAACCGCGTCAGCCGAAATGGGAGATGTCGAACGTGGAGTATACCGCCCTGATCCTGACAACGTGACTCTCTACGACGACCTCTACAACGAATACTGTGACCTGCACGATCACTTTGGCAGGCAGGGAAGCCGAGTTCTGCACCGCCTTCGCGAAATCAGCCGGAAAGCGAGCCAATCGTGA
- a CDS encoding L-ribulose-5-phosphate 4-epimerase, whose translation MTKSVIDAYKELVCELHAELPRWSLVAWTSGNVSARLPDEDLMVIKPSGVSYDDLSPENMVVCDLNGVPLDKNVKPSSDTGSHAYVYRHRPDVGGVVHTHSPYATAWAAAGKPIPCAVTAMADEFGGEIPVGPFALIGDESIGKGIIETLDASRSPAVLMRQHGVFTIGKDPKSAVKAAVMCEDVARTVHLSHQLGPVESIPSQDIDSLFDRYQNAYGQKS comes from the coding sequence GTGACTAAATCAGTAATCGACGCGTACAAGGAACTTGTCTGCGAGCTGCACGCGGAACTTCCACGATGGAGTCTGGTGGCGTGGACCAGTGGCAATGTCTCGGCCCGTCTTCCCGATGAAGACCTCATGGTTATTAAACCGTCCGGAGTATCCTATGATGATCTTTCCCCGGAAAACATGGTGGTCTGTGATCTAAACGGCGTACCACTGGATAAAAACGTGAAGCCGTCATCGGACACTGGGAGTCACGCCTACGTATATCGTCATCGACCCGATGTGGGCGGAGTCGTACATACACACAGTCCTTACGCCACGGCTTGGGCGGCAGCTGGAAAACCGATACCGTGCGCCGTTACCGCTATGGCCGATGAGTTCGGCGGCGAAATCCCCGTTGGCCCGTTCGCTTTGATTGGGGACGAATCGATTGGAAAGGGAATCATCGAAACGCTCGATGCCAGCCGATCGCCGGCTGTCCTCATGCGACAACACGGGGTTTTCACCATCGGAAAGGACCCCAAATCAGCGGTCAAGGCCGCTGTCATGTGTGAGGACGTGGCGCGAACCGTCCATCTGTCACACCAACTCGGTCCAGTGGAATCCATTCCCTCGCAGGACATCGATTCCCTGTTTGACCGGTACCAAAACGCCTACGGACAGAAGAGTTGA
- the araA gene encoding L-arabinose isomerase gives MTISFPLNAPNEPEIWFLTGSQDLYGDETLRIVAEQSAQIAGHINHTNPINVVSKPTVTSSDAIRRIILEANASDQCIGLITWMHTFSPAKMWISGLTKLQKPLLHFHTQFNLDLPWDRIDMDFMNLNQAAHGDREFAHIATRLNIPRKTVVGHWEQEYVTDQIETWSRAAAGFAAAQNLKIARFGDNMRNVAVTDGDKVSAEIDLGPSINGYGVNEIAARVEAIPNSATDDLIEIYLNNYSVSPELRPQGNRHQSLRDAAKIEVALREFLRDVGAHGFTDTFEDLGTLPQLPGIAVQRLMNEGFGFGAEGDWKTAILVRIAKVMAAGLDGGTSFMEDYTYNLGVEHPQILGAHMLEVCPSLASDVPTCEIHPLAMGAKADPVRLVFTAPTGPAFNIGLTDLGDRFRLVGNEVDVVPPEAELPNLPVARAVWEPKPNLATSAAAWMHAGAPHHTLLSQAIGREVWEDFANMAGIEMAVIDERTDLREFKKELAWNKSVY, from the coding sequence ATGACGATTTCATTTCCTCTCAATGCTCCCAACGAACCGGAAATCTGGTTTCTCACCGGAAGCCAAGACCTCTACGGCGACGAAACCCTGCGCATCGTCGCAGAACAGTCCGCACAAATCGCCGGACACATCAATCACACCAACCCCATCAACGTGGTGTCCAAACCTACGGTTACGTCATCGGACGCCATTCGTCGTATAATCCTGGAAGCCAACGCATCAGATCAATGCATTGGTCTGATCACGTGGATGCACACCTTCAGTCCGGCTAAAATGTGGATATCCGGACTGACCAAGCTACAGAAGCCGCTTCTACATTTCCACACGCAGTTCAACCTCGATCTGCCATGGGACCGGATCGACATGGACTTCATGAACCTTAACCAAGCGGCACATGGCGATCGCGAATTCGCGCATATAGCCACCCGCTTGAACATCCCGCGTAAAACCGTGGTTGGACATTGGGAACAGGAATACGTCACCGATCAGATTGAAACCTGGAGCCGAGCGGCCGCAGGGTTCGCGGCGGCGCAGAACCTAAAAATCGCACGTTTTGGCGATAACATGCGCAATGTTGCCGTGACCGATGGCGATAAGGTCAGTGCCGAGATCGACCTCGGCCCGTCGATTAACGGCTACGGCGTCAATGAAATCGCCGCGCGTGTAGAGGCAATCCCTAATAGCGCTACAGACGATCTCATCGAGATCTACCTCAACAATTACTCCGTCTCCCCGGAGTTGCGCCCACAAGGGAATCGGCATCAGTCCCTTCGGGACGCGGCGAAGATCGAAGTCGCCTTGCGGGAGTTTCTTCGCGACGTCGGTGCGCACGGATTCACCGATACGTTCGAAGACCTTGGGACGCTTCCCCAGCTTCCAGGAATCGCAGTGCAGCGCCTCATGAACGAAGGCTTTGGATTCGGTGCCGAAGGTGATTGGAAAACCGCCATCCTGGTCCGCATCGCTAAAGTAATGGCGGCCGGGCTCGACGGTGGTACTTCGTTCATGGAAGATTACACTTACAACCTTGGAGTTGAGCACCCCCAGATTTTGGGGGCGCACATGCTCGAAGTATGTCCTTCTTTGGCCTCTGACGTACCGACCTGCGAGATCCACCCCTTGGCAATGGGGGCAAAAGCCGATCCGGTTCGACTGGTATTCACCGCACCGACCGGACCCGCGTTCAATATCGGTCTGACTGATCTGGGAGACCGTTTCCGCCTAGTCGGCAATGAAGTCGATGTTGTACCGCCGGAAGCTGAGCTACCAAACCTCCCGGTGGCACGCGCCGTATGGGAACCGAAGCCAAATCTCGCAACATCTGCGGCAGCGTGGATGCACGCAGGAGCTCCCCACCACACATTGCTGTCACAAGCAATCGGACGAGAGGTGTGGGAGGACTTCGCCAATATGGCCGGCATTGAAATGGCCGTCATCGATGAGCGAACAGACCTACGTGAGTTCAAAAAGGAGCTTGCGTGGAACAAGTCCGTATACTAA